A single window of Gammaproteobacteria bacterium DNA harbors:
- the hemH gene encoding ferrochelatase, translating to MSNTNPPKIGVLITNLGTPDQPTPSAVKKYLKEFLWDPFIVQIPRPLWWLILNGIILRTRPKKSAKLYQKIWTKSGSPLLVFSSELVRKLRGAMTSRGYTFKYALGMRYGEPSIKQALINLREQGVTQIIGFPLYPQYSTTTTASTVHAIKKQLQQLKWEPTLHFIENYAYEPSYISALAHTIHNHWQKQIPGQKLLFSFHGIPKKLIAKGDPYFDQCLDTAAQVASKLNLEEKKWGVVFQSRFGREEWLQPYCNKVLQDLPKEGYKHIDVICPGFAVDCLETLEEMAITNKKIFHQAGGLIYNYISALNTTDLHIQSLSDILIKNANLKPFTSTLG from the coding sequence ATGAGTAATACCAATCCCCCCAAAATAGGTGTGTTGATCACCAATTTAGGCACCCCTGACCAACCGACCCCCTCTGCAGTAAAAAAATATTTAAAAGAATTTTTGTGGGATCCATTCATTGTTCAAATTCCAAGACCTTTGTGGTGGTTAATCCTAAATGGGATCATTCTTCGCACGCGGCCTAAAAAATCGGCAAAACTTTACCAAAAAATTTGGACTAAATCTGGCTCGCCATTATTAGTTTTTAGCTCGGAATTGGTCAGAAAACTACGTGGCGCTATGACAAGTCGTGGCTATACATTCAAATATGCGCTGGGTATGCGTTATGGCGAACCTTCGATTAAACAAGCATTGATAAATCTTCGTGAACAGGGGGTAACTCAGATTATTGGATTCCCACTTTACCCACAATATTCAACCACTACGACTGCTTCTACGGTCCACGCCATTAAAAAGCAATTGCAACAACTTAAATGGGAACCGACATTACATTTTATTGAAAATTATGCATATGAGCCCAGTTATATTTCTGCGTTGGCTCATACCATTCATAATCATTGGCAAAAACAAATACCCGGACAAAAATTGCTATTTTCGTTTCATGGGATTCCTAAAAAACTCATTGCCAAAGGTGACCCCTATTTTGATCAATGTTTAGATACCGCAGCCCAAGTTGCTTCAAAATTAAATTTAGAGGAAAAAAAATGGGGTGTGGTCTTTCAATCTCGCTTTGGTCGTGAAGAGTGGTTACAACCTTACTGTAATAAGGTGCTACAAGATCTACCGAAGGAAGGATATAAACATATTGATGTAATTTGTCCCGGATTTGCGGTCGATTGTTTAGAAACATTAGAGGAAATGGCAATAACAAATAAAAAGATTTTTCATCAAGCAGGCGGGCTCATTTACAATTACATTTCTGCTTTAAATACAACTGATCTACATATCCAATCTCTATCTGACATTCTCATCAAAAACGCTAACCTAAAGCCATTTACCTCTACCCTAGGATGA
- a CDS encoding TIGR01777 family protein: MKIIIAGGTGFIGQSLARYFLASGNEIIVLGRNIQKIKDIYRNQVVALTWDRFNQESLSLLHNADLIINLAGTNIGEKRWSKERKQAIIESRVHTTHTVAESCAKLGEQSPPLFNASAVGIYGQHNKVAQPLTEEAADRFTHNTDFLHQVAQQWEEATLPASNAGVRVVNMRFSLVLDKKGLLGKLKLPFSLGLGGPIGTGDQPLAWIELDDLIAAINFLITQPTIQGPVNFAAPGCISQKQFANAFASILHRPAILKTPAFLIKTLLGQMGEELLLNGQCVDPQVLLSHGFKFTYSDITTALRHIYQ; this comes from the coding sequence ATGAAAATAATTATAGCAGGGGGCACAGGGTTTATTGGTCAATCATTAGCTCGCTATTTTTTAGCGAGTGGCAATGAGATTATAGTTTTAGGAAGAAACATACAGAAAATTAAAGACATCTACCGCAATCAAGTCGTTGCCCTGACCTGGGATAGGTTTAATCAAGAGAGTCTATCCTTACTCCATAACGCGGATCTCATCATCAATCTGGCCGGCACAAATATTGGTGAAAAACGCTGGAGTAAGGAAAGGAAACAAGCAATTATTGAAAGTCGTGTACACACTACCCACACAGTGGCAGAGAGCTGCGCTAAACTCGGCGAGCAATCACCGCCCCTGTTCAATGCAAGCGCGGTAGGAATTTATGGACAACACAACAAGGTGGCCCAACCCTTAACTGAAGAAGCTGCTGATCGTTTTACTCACAATACAGATTTTTTACATCAAGTTGCGCAGCAATGGGAAGAGGCCACTCTTCCAGCTAGCAATGCAGGTGTTAGAGTAGTGAATATGCGGTTTTCATTGGTGCTCGATAAAAAAGGTCTGCTTGGTAAACTCAAGCTGCCGTTTTCTTTAGGTTTAGGCGGTCCAATTGGCACCGGAGATCAACCGCTCGCTTGGATTGAACTTGACGATCTCATCGCAGCAATTAATTTTCTTATCACCCAACCCACTATTCAAGGGCCAGTAAACTTTGCTGCTCCTGGCTGTATATCGCAAAAACAATTTGCCAACGCATTTGCCAGCATTTTACATCGACCCGCTATTTTAAAAACGCCTGCTTTTTTGATTAAAACACTATTAGGTCAGATGGGTGAGGAATTACTACTGAATGGTCAATGTGTGGATCCTCAGGTATTATTATCTCACGGGTTTAAATTTACGTATTCAGATATTACTACAGCGTTAAGACATATTTACCAATGA
- the cydB gene encoding cytochrome d ubiquinol oxidase subunit II has translation MNNMLPLIWAGLIAFGVIVYVILDGFDLGIGILFPWVQDHEYRSIMMDTIAPVWDGNETWLVFGGATLYGAFPLAYSTLLPALYMPIMVMLGSLVFRGVAFEFRIKAHKSLFLWDLAFAGGSTMAAFCQGLILGTFIQGYFLIPGSAEAYGWLTPFSMATGIAVVFGYALLGSTWLIMKTENNLQKTMYQAAKILLFCVAVFMFIVSIWTPFIHPDIKIRWFSLPNFFYLLPLPAATIMTTLYAAYCLKHPTGKKEGLPFILSVLLFIFGYIGLGISTWPYIVPRQLTLWEAAANPKTLLFQLVGAIILLPLLITYSIYAYTVFRGKVHAGSGYH, from the coding sequence ATGAATAATATGCTGCCCCTAATTTGGGCAGGTCTAATTGCGTTTGGCGTCATCGTCTATGTTATTTTAGATGGGTTTGATCTTGGCATTGGAATTTTATTTCCCTGGGTCCAGGATCATGAGTATCGCAGTATTATGATGGATACCATCGCGCCTGTCTGGGACGGTAATGAAACGTGGCTAGTATTCGGGGGCGCAACATTGTACGGGGCTTTTCCCTTAGCTTATAGCACTTTGTTGCCTGCATTATATATGCCTATTATGGTCATGCTAGGCTCTCTGGTTTTTCGCGGCGTTGCTTTTGAGTTCAGAATTAAAGCCCATAAAAGTCTTTTTTTGTGGGATTTAGCCTTTGCAGGTGGATCCACCATGGCCGCTTTTTGTCAGGGACTCATACTAGGCACTTTTATCCAAGGCTATTTTTTAATTCCAGGCTCAGCCGAAGCTTATGGTTGGTTAACCCCTTTTAGTATGGCGACTGGAATCGCCGTTGTTTTTGGCTATGCATTGCTAGGGTCAACCTGGCTCATTATGAAGACAGAAAACAATTTACAAAAAACCATGTATCAAGCCGCCAAAATTTTACTTTTTTGCGTTGCGGTTTTTATGTTTATCGTCAGTATATGGACGCCTTTCATTCACCCAGACATTAAAATTCGCTGGTTCTCATTGCCTAATTTTTTCTACTTACTGCCTCTTCCCGCTGCAACAATTATGACCACTTTATATGCGGCATATTGTCTCAAACATCCAACGGGTAAAAAGGAGGGATTGCCCTTCATTTTGAGCGTGTTGCTATTTATATTTGGTTATATCGGCTTAGGAATAAGCACATGGCCATATATAGTGCCTCGGCAGCTAACATTATGGGAAGCGGCTGCCAATCCTAAAACGCTCTTATTCCAATTAGTGGGGGCTATTATTCTGTTACCTTTATTAATCACCTATAGTATCTACGCCTATACCGTATTTAGAGGGAAGGTGCATGCCGGAAGCGGTTACCATTAA
- a CDS encoding cytochrome ubiquinol oxidase subunit I: MFTTLILSRIQFGFTIGFHILFPTLNIGLAIFICIFEGIWLKTQNPKYLQICKFWTKIFALTFGMGVVSGVVLSYELGTNFNGFTNAVGEVLGPLFAYEVMSAFFLEAGFLGIMLFGWKKVNPKIHYSATLLVTIGTIISAFWILSANSWMQTPTGYYLIGNKFIVKAWSEVIFNPSFIPRFIHMILAALLTTCFVITGISSWYILKKRAIDLAKPCLAIAICLAAIVGPLQLFVGDLMGLNIYHYQPLKTAAIEANWNTMQGAPFVVFAIPSSTQGKNLFEVKIPYGASLINTHSFQGTLIGLNSVPKADQPVVAPTFFGFRIMVAIGMLFILTAWMGAILLYRKALFTKNWFLRLCIWISPLGFIAAIAGWITAESGRQPWIVYGLMRTANAASNIPMEHVLISLMLFIVGYGFVFSFYLYYLFKTIRKGPEHLEIPTLTLGYMPQPNDEVLDDNE; encoded by the coding sequence GTGTTTACAACGTTAATTTTATCTCGCATCCAATTTGGCTTTACGATTGGATTTCATATTTTGTTCCCCACCCTGAACATTGGTTTAGCTATTTTCATTTGTATATTTGAAGGTATTTGGCTAAAAACTCAAAATCCTAAATATCTCCAAATCTGTAAATTCTGGACAAAAATTTTCGCACTTACCTTTGGCATGGGCGTGGTCTCTGGTGTTGTACTCTCCTATGAGTTAGGAACTAATTTCAATGGCTTCACTAATGCAGTAGGTGAAGTGTTAGGGCCACTTTTTGCCTATGAAGTCATGAGCGCTTTCTTCTTGGAGGCAGGATTTCTCGGCATCATGTTGTTTGGCTGGAAAAAGGTAAATCCTAAAATTCATTATTCCGCTACTTTGCTCGTGACAATCGGCACCATTATCTCTGCGTTCTGGATTTTATCAGCAAACTCTTGGATGCAGACTCCCACGGGATATTATTTGATAGGCAATAAGTTCATAGTAAAAGCGTGGTCTGAAGTTATTTTCAATCCTTCTTTCATCCCTCGTTTTATTCATATGATACTCGCTGCACTCTTAACAACCTGTTTTGTCATTACCGGCATATCCAGTTGGTATATTCTAAAAAAACGCGCTATCGATTTAGCAAAACCCTGCCTGGCCATAGCGATTTGTCTGGCGGCAATCGTAGGGCCCTTACAGCTGTTTGTGGGTGATCTTATGGGCCTCAACATCTACCATTATCAACCTCTAAAAACCGCAGCCATCGAAGCTAACTGGAATACGATGCAAGGCGCCCCCTTTGTTGTGTTTGCAATTCCATCGTCGACTCAAGGCAAAAATCTTTTTGAAGTGAAAATTCCTTATGGTGCGAGCTTAATTAATACACATTCATTTCAGGGTACACTCATTGGGCTAAATTCAGTGCCTAAAGCTGACCAACCCGTAGTGGCCCCCACGTTTTTCGGTTTTCGTATTATGGTAGCCATAGGGATGCTTTTTATCCTGACTGCCTGGATGGGCGCAATTTTGCTCTACCGTAAAGCACTTTTTACCAAGAACTGGTTTCTACGTCTCTGTATCTGGATTAGCCCTTTAGGTTTTATTGCAGCAATTGCTGGGTGGATTACCGCAGAATCGGGACGGCAACCCTGGATCGTTTATGGATTAATGCGCACTGCGAATGCAGCCTCAAACATCCCCATGGAACATGTTCTTATTTCCTTAATGCTTTTCATTGTGGGCTATGGTTTTGTTTTTAGCTTTTATCTCTATTATTTATTCAAAACCATTCGGAAAGGACCGGAGCATTTAGAGATCCCCACATTAACATTAGGTTACATGCCTCAACCTAACGATGAGGTTTTAGATGATAATGAATAA
- a CDS encoding MATE family efflux transporter — protein sequence MRNSITREFKGIFHLALPLIFNLLAYMAMQVISTVMLGRLGPQALAAAAVGNVIYIIILVGCMGVLTAVGTLAAEAFGKKDQMKVQTISQQGIWLAIFLSIPALLVVWNAHHILLAIHQPVEVVRGAKSLLHGLFWGFLPELCFIGLREFSTAISRPKIVMFISVGTIPVNIMLNYWFIYGGLGLPAMKIFGVGLATSIVCWLSFLVLALYLSLHRNIYHYKILQFTLPHWNTLKRIVKLGLPVGTSFVVEELLFVIVALLIGYFGVVALAAHQIAIQCMYLFVMIPIGIAQAVAVKVSQARADPTRVSAFRVAYIAIGSGLGLAFITACLFWFFPKFFVHFFLNVHIAQNQPVLQLAVKLLAITAIFHIIDAGQLITNGALRGFQDTLVPMFLGLISFWLMGIGSGYVFGFIYHYGAVGLWWGLALGIASSAILLQLRLQTHK from the coding sequence ATGAGAAACTCCATTACCCGAGAATTTAAGGGTATTTTTCATCTGGCCCTCCCTTTAATTTTTAATTTACTAGCATACATGGCAATGCAGGTTATTAGCACCGTTATGCTCGGAAGGTTAGGCCCTCAAGCATTAGCCGCAGCTGCAGTGGGTAACGTTATTTATATTATTATCTTGGTGGGATGTATGGGTGTTCTTACTGCTGTAGGAACATTAGCCGCAGAGGCATTTGGTAAAAAAGATCAGATGAAAGTACAAACGATTAGTCAGCAAGGAATTTGGCTTGCCATATTTTTAAGTATTCCTGCTCTGTTAGTCGTTTGGAACGCGCATCATATATTATTAGCTATCCACCAGCCGGTGGAAGTCGTTCGGGGGGCAAAAAGTCTCTTGCACGGACTTTTTTGGGGGTTCCTACCCGAATTATGTTTTATTGGTTTGAGAGAATTTTCCACCGCCATTTCAAGACCTAAAATTGTTATGTTTATCTCTGTTGGAACCATCCCCGTAAATATAATGTTAAATTATTGGTTCATTTATGGTGGATTAGGTTTACCGGCTATGAAAATATTCGGAGTAGGGTTGGCTACTTCAATTGTTTGTTGGCTATCCTTCCTTGTATTAGCGCTCTATCTTTCGCTGCATCGCAATATTTATCATTATAAAATTTTGCAATTTACACTTCCACATTGGAATACGCTAAAACGTATTGTCAAATTAGGGCTTCCCGTTGGAACGAGTTTTGTGGTTGAAGAACTCTTATTTGTGATTGTCGCATTACTTATTGGTTACTTTGGTGTCGTTGCACTTGCAGCGCACCAAATAGCCATTCAATGCATGTACCTATTTGTAATGATACCTATTGGGATCGCACAAGCGGTAGCCGTAAAGGTGAGCCAGGCTCGAGCAGATCCAACAAGGGTGTCTGCCTTTCGCGTCGCTTACATTGCTATCGGCTCTGGCCTAGGTTTAGCATTTATAACCGCTTGCCTATTTTGGTTTTTTCCAAAATTTTTCGTTCATTTTTTTCTAAATGTGCACATAGCTCAAAATCAACCTGTGCTTCAGCTGGCTGTAAAACTACTGGCCATTACAGCCATATTCCATATTATTGATGCGGGGCAATTAATAACAAATGGTGCGCTGCGTGGATTTCAAGATACATTAGTGCCGATGTTTTTAGGGTTAATTTCATTTTGGTTGATGGGAATAGGAAGTGGATATGTGTTTGGTTTCATTTATCACTATGGGGCGGTGGGATTATGGTGGGGTTTGGCGCTAGGTATTGCAAGCTCCGCAATCTTGCTACAACTGCGTCTGCAAACACATAAATAA
- the polA gene encoding DNA polymerase I yields MTLSQKPVVLIDGSSYLYRAFHALPPLANTKGEPTGAIYGVISMIKKLINDYEPDYMAVIFDPKGKTQRDAIYSEYKAHRPPMPTDLSMQVGHIFEIIKAMGLPIIIEDGIEADDVIGTLANQATELGMSTLISTGDKDMAQLVSPTVTLINTMNGIIFDREGVIKKFGIPPEQIVDYLSLIGDKVDNVPGIPNVGPKTAVKWLAEYGSLEGVIAHAGEIKGKVGENLREHLPILSLSKKLVTIFTDINLAEKIPDLTKQEPDKALLLALYKHLEFKTWLSELLSEQVSHAHEKYHVILNETDLAKWVERLSLCNIYSFDIETTHYDAMLAELVGIAFAIAPKESIYIPLAHDYEDAPAQLNTQRVLAALLPILQDQNKILIGENLKFVLNVLLHYGVEVSNQMYDTMLESYVQNSSLARHDKNSLSLKYLGRQSISYEEVAGKGAKQIICNKLDIEKVTQYAAESADIIFQLHHTMWEKIANDQHMKKILVTLEMPLLRVLARMEYEGVLISAEMLHQHSIELTKRIQSLEEEAYTLAGCKFNLGSPKQLQTVFYEKLQLPILSKTPTGQPSTSEAILQELAHDYPLPRIILEYRTLNKIKTTYTDKLPLQINPKTGRVHTCYNQAVTATGRLSSTDPNLQNIPIRTEEGRRIRQAFIASPHHKIVSADYSQIELRIMAHLAKDPGLLHAFANDQDIHIATAAEVFGLTIDQVTHSQRRSAKAINFGLIYGMSAFGLSRQLGIDRQTAQNYIERYFERYPKIKGYMEMTRVFAHQHGYVETLQKRRLYLPEINATNLQRQKAAERAAINAPLQGTAAEIIKMAMIHIDNWLQTSKLGTKMIMQVHDELVFEVPESEVDEVIAKVTSFMVNTIELDVPLAIDIGIGNNWDEAH; encoded by the coding sequence GTGACGTTATCTCAAAAGCCAGTCGTTTTGATTGATGGTTCATCCTATCTTTATCGGGCATTTCACGCCTTACCCCCATTAGCAAATACTAAGGGAGAACCTACAGGCGCTATTTATGGGGTGATAAGTATGATCAAAAAACTTATCAATGATTATGAGCCTGATTACATGGCGGTCATATTTGACCCGAAAGGCAAAACACAGCGGGATGCCATTTATAGTGAATATAAAGCGCACCGCCCTCCTATGCCAACCGATTTATCCATGCAAGTGGGACATATTTTTGAAATTATTAAGGCAATGGGTTTGCCCATTATCATCGAGGATGGAATTGAAGCAGATGATGTGATTGGTACTTTAGCGAACCAGGCAACCGAGTTAGGCATGTCAACGCTCATTTCTACGGGTGACAAAGACATGGCGCAGCTAGTGAGCCCTACTGTGACCCTAATTAATACAATGAATGGCATAATTTTTGACCGTGAAGGCGTGATCAAAAAATTTGGTATTCCTCCAGAACAGATCGTCGACTACCTCTCTTTAATAGGGGATAAAGTAGACAATGTCCCTGGTATACCAAATGTAGGTCCAAAAACCGCAGTTAAATGGCTAGCTGAGTATGGATCCCTTGAAGGTGTCATAGCGCACGCCGGAGAAATAAAAGGTAAGGTCGGAGAAAATTTACGAGAACATTTGCCTATCCTTTCACTCTCAAAAAAACTGGTCACCATTTTCACAGATATAAACTTAGCCGAAAAAATACCCGATCTCACTAAACAAGAACCGGATAAAGCATTACTCCTTGCTCTTTATAAACATTTAGAATTCAAAACATGGTTGTCAGAATTACTCTCGGAGCAAGTCAGTCATGCGCATGAAAAATATCACGTAATTTTAAACGAAACAGATCTTGCAAAGTGGGTAGAACGATTGTCGCTTTGTAACATTTATTCGTTTGATATTGAAACGACGCATTACGATGCAATGTTGGCTGAATTAGTGGGTATTGCATTTGCAATTGCGCCTAAAGAATCAATCTATATTCCCTTAGCTCATGATTACGAGGACGCTCCAGCACAGCTAAATACCCAGAGAGTTTTAGCTGCGCTTTTGCCAATTCTTCAAGATCAAAACAAAATTCTTATTGGAGAGAATTTAAAATTTGTGTTGAATGTATTGCTGCATTACGGAGTAGAAGTGAGTAATCAAATGTACGACACGATGTTAGAGTCCTACGTGCAAAATAGTTCGCTTGCGCGTCATGATAAAAATAGCTTATCACTAAAATATTTAGGAAGACAATCTATCAGTTATGAAGAAGTTGCGGGTAAGGGGGCGAAGCAAATTATCTGTAACAAATTAGATATTGAAAAAGTGACTCAATATGCCGCTGAAAGCGCGGACATTATTTTTCAATTACACCACACTATGTGGGAAAAAATAGCTAACGATCAACATATGAAAAAAATCTTAGTTACGTTAGAAATGCCACTTCTCAGAGTATTAGCGCGCATGGAATATGAGGGGGTGTTGATTAGCGCCGAGATGTTACATCAACATAGTATCGAACTAACCAAGCGCATCCAGTCATTAGAAGAAGAAGCCTACACTTTAGCGGGATGCAAATTTAATTTAGGTTCACCCAAGCAATTACAAACAGTGTTTTATGAAAAATTACAGCTGCCCATCTTAAGTAAAACGCCTACCGGACAGCCCTCAACATCGGAAGCCATTTTACAAGAATTAGCGCATGACTATCCTTTGCCGCGCATTATTCTTGAATATCGTACGTTAAATAAAATCAAAACGACTTATACGGATAAACTTCCTCTGCAGATTAATCCCAAAACAGGGCGAGTGCATACTTGTTACAATCAAGCGGTTACAGCCACTGGACGTCTTTCTTCAACTGATCCCAATCTTCAAAATATACCTATTAGAACTGAGGAGGGGCGCAGAATTCGCCAAGCCTTTATTGCATCACCCCACCATAAAATAGTGTCTGCCGACTATTCTCAAATCGAACTGCGAATTATGGCGCATCTAGCAAAAGACCCGGGTTTATTGCATGCATTTGCCAATGACCAAGACATTCATATTGCTACTGCAGCAGAAGTTTTTGGATTAACTATTGATCAGGTGACCCACAGCCAAAGACGTAGTGCAAAGGCCATTAATTTTGGACTCATTTATGGCATGTCTGCCTTCGGGTTATCGCGTCAATTAGGCATAGATCGCCAAACCGCGCAAAACTATATCGAGCGGTATTTTGAGCGTTATCCTAAAATCAAAGGTTATATGGAAATGACACGTGTTTTTGCCCACCAACATGGTTATGTAGAAACTTTACAAAAACGACGTCTTTATTTACCCGAAATTAATGCCACCAATTTACAACGGCAGAAGGCTGCTGAAAGAGCGGCAATCAATGCACCTCTGCAAGGAACAGCAGCTGAGATTATTAAAATGGCGATGATTCATATTGATAACTGGCTGCAAACTTCTAAGCTCGGCACCAAGATGATAATGCAAGTACATGACGAATTGGTTTTTGAGGTACCCGAGTCGGAAGTTGATGAAGTGATTGCGAAAGTTACATCTTTTATGGTGAATACTATTGAATTAGATGTTCCATTGGCAATTGATATAGGAATTGGAAATAATTGGGATGAGGCACATTAA
- the glmS gene encoding glutamine--fructose-6-phosphate transaminase (isomerizing) codes for MCGIVGAVAQRNVAPILLEGLKRLEYRGYDSAGIAILDPNNQTLQRIRTQGKVCELADVLNLTDIPGHTGIAHTRWATHGKPSELNAHPHISNDYIAIVHNGIIENHALLRAALLESGYSFSSETDTEVGAHIIHQYYIEHKDILAAVQAAVKTFKGAYALGIMIKNEPNRLIAVRSGCPLVVGLGIKEHFFASDPLALMPVAQQFIYLEEGDIADVRRDHLIIYDNLGNQVSRKIHTLNIHQDSVERGPYRHYMLKEIFDQPQAIRDTLDGRLDDNKVIVDTLDKTLADISRIERVQIVACGTSYHAAMVGRYWLESLAGLPCQVEIASENRYRQGVVEANSLFVCISQSGETADTLASLRQAKSIGHMATLGICNVSQSSLVRESDLILMTRAGMEIGVASTKAFTTQLATLFLLTLLLGRNRKISAEQEQYFVQELRYLPSYVEQALALDDVIRQLARKFIDKQHALFLGRGLHFPIAMEGALKLKEISYIHAEAYPAGELKHGPLALVDKEMPVIAVAPNDELLEKLKSNICEVQARGGELIIFADQSANIPESEHTHVFHMPTVSKELAPILYTIPLQLLAYHVAVLKGTDVDQPRNLAKSVTVE; via the coding sequence ATGTGTGGGATTGTAGGCGCTGTTGCGCAAAGGAATGTTGCTCCCATTTTATTGGAAGGCCTTAAGCGCTTGGAGTATAGAGGATATGACTCTGCAGGCATTGCAATTTTAGATCCCAATAATCAAACACTACAGCGCATTCGAACCCAGGGGAAGGTGTGTGAACTGGCAGATGTTTTAAACCTAACAGACATTCCCGGACACACCGGCATTGCCCATACGCGTTGGGCAACCCATGGAAAACCCAGCGAGCTCAACGCACATCCCCACATTTCTAATGACTATATCGCTATTGTCCACAATGGAATTATTGAAAATCATGCGCTCTTAAGAGCGGCCCTATTGGAATCAGGCTACTCTTTTAGTTCTGAAACTGATACCGAAGTAGGTGCGCATATCATTCATCAATACTATATCGAACATAAAGATATACTTGCTGCCGTTCAAGCTGCGGTCAAAACATTTAAAGGTGCGTATGCATTAGGAATCATGATTAAAAACGAGCCGAATCGCCTCATTGCTGTGAGAAGTGGCTGCCCATTAGTTGTCGGACTGGGAATTAAGGAACATTTTTTTGCTTCAGATCCGCTGGCTTTAATGCCCGTAGCCCAGCAATTTATCTACCTTGAAGAAGGGGACATTGCCGATGTTAGAAGAGACCATCTCATCATCTATGATAATTTGGGTAACCAAGTCTCTCGGAAAATTCATACCTTGAATATTCATCAAGATTCTGTAGAACGAGGCCCCTATCGCCACTACATGTTAAAAGAGATCTTTGATCAACCACAAGCTATTCGCGATACCCTGGATGGCCGTCTCGATGACAACAAGGTGATTGTCGATACCCTGGATAAAACCCTGGCCGATATCAGTCGTATTGAGCGTGTGCAAATCGTCGCTTGCGGCACAAGTTATCATGCGGCAATGGTAGGTCGATATTGGCTGGAGAGTCTTGCCGGCCTTCCTTGTCAAGTCGAAATTGCCAGCGAAAACAGATATCGTCAGGGCGTGGTCGAGGCGAATTCTTTATTCGTGTGCATCTCTCAATCCGGAGAAACCGCCGACACTCTAGCGTCTTTGCGACAAGCTAAATCTATAGGGCATATGGCAACATTAGGCATTTGTAATGTCTCTCAAAGTTCCCTAGTTCGTGAATCTGATCTAATACTGATGACCCGAGCAGGCATGGAGATCGGTGTGGCATCAACAAAGGCATTTACTACGCAGCTTGCCACCTTATTCTTGTTAACCCTGCTATTAGGCAGAAACCGTAAAATTAGCGCAGAACAAGAGCAATATTTTGTTCAAGAACTCCGCTATTTACCCTCTTACGTAGAGCAAGCGCTTGCCTTGGATGACGTGATTAGACAACTAGCCCGAAAATTCATTGATAAACAACATGCCTTATTTTTAGGGCGAGGATTACATTTTCCCATAGCCATGGAAGGAGCGCTCAAACTCAAAGAAATTTCTTATATTCATGCGGAAGCTTACCCCGCTGGAGAATTAAAACATGGTCCACTCGCGCTAGTAGATAAAGAGATGCCTGTGATTGCTGTAGCACCTAATGATGAATTGCTCGAGAAATTAAAATCGAATATTTGCGAAGTACAAGCTAGGGGTGGAGAATTAATTATATTTGCTGATCAATCTGCAAACATTCCGGAGTCAGAACATACCCATGTATTTCACATGCCCACCGTGAGCAAGGAATTGGCACCAATACTATATACTATTCCACTCCAATTATTGGCGTACCATGTTGCTGTGTTAAAAGGCACCGATGTGGATCAGCCACGAAATTTAGCGAAATCGGTTACTGTAGAATAA